A single Lancefieldella parvula DSM 20469 DNA region contains:
- a CDS encoding homoserine dehydrogenase: protein MQNVALLGFGTVGASVARILDERISDVNLTSILVRAGKEHVDPRATSNFDAILSDSALDTVVECMGGLSPAYEYIKAALIAKKNVVTSNKAVVSAHFEEFMTLAAEAGVNLKIEACVCGGIPWIAGIQKVRRIDEISAFWGIMNGTTNYIVYSMLKDGTDFAEVLSKAQELGYAERDPSSDIDGIDVRSKTMISASIAFDVICTNQIPMSGIRNLTKRDLAMFGSHDMTIKLFGRGVSNGSSYAVVVEPVAVPLSAIEAHVPTNFNVATVVGDTIGELKFYGQGAGGNPTANAVVQDIIDCADAPIEGQQNFSANLLYNPELFVSDYVFRTQADIPGGSFWEPGAQLVKNLSAEKARELLTSALTQDPTTFMAALEKRN, encoded by the coding sequence ATGCAAAACGTTGCCCTACTTGGATTTGGAACGGTTGGTGCTTCAGTCGCGCGCATTCTTGATGAGCGTATTTCTGACGTTAACCTGACCTCCATCTTAGTTAGAGCTGGTAAAGAGCACGTTGACCCTCGTGCAACGTCTAATTTTGATGCGATATTGTCTGATTCTGCACTCGATACTGTTGTTGAGTGTATGGGTGGTCTCTCGCCAGCTTATGAGTACATTAAGGCAGCACTGATTGCTAAGAAAAATGTAGTCACTTCAAATAAAGCTGTGGTATCAGCTCATTTTGAGGAATTCATGACCCTTGCTGCTGAAGCAGGCGTCAACTTAAAGATTGAAGCATGCGTGTGTGGCGGTATTCCTTGGATTGCAGGAATTCAAAAAGTACGTCGTATTGATGAGATTTCTGCGTTCTGGGGAATCATGAATGGAACCACCAACTACATTGTTTATTCTATGCTCAAAGACGGAACGGATTTTGCCGAGGTTTTGAGCAAGGCTCAGGAGTTGGGTTATGCCGAGCGAGACCCGTCAAGTGATATCGACGGTATTGACGTTCGTTCCAAAACTATGATTTCTGCATCTATTGCTTTTGATGTGATTTGCACTAATCAGATCCCTATGTCCGGTATCAGAAACTTAACTAAGCGTGATCTTGCCATGTTTGGTAGCCACGATATGACTATCAAGCTTTTTGGACGAGGTGTTTCCAACGGCTCATCCTACGCTGTTGTTGTTGAGCCGGTTGCTGTTCCACTTTCAGCTATTGAGGCTCACGTTCCTACCAACTTTAATGTTGCTACTGTGGTAGGAGATACCATTGGGGAGCTAAAGTTCTATGGTCAAGGTGCCGGTGGTAATCCAACGGCAAACGCTGTTGTACAAGATATTATTGACTGTGCAGATGCTCCTATTGAGGGCCAGCAGAACTTCTCGGCAAATCTTTTATATAATCCTGAGCTGTTTGTTTCCGATTATGTGTTTAGGACGCAAGCTGATATTCCGGGCGGCTCGTTCTGGGAGCCAGGCGCTCAATTGGTCAAGAATTTGAGTGCCGAGAAGGCCCGTGAGCTTCTTACTAGCGCGCTTACGCAAGACCCTACAACCTTTATGGCTGCACTTGAAAAGAGGAATTAG
- a CDS encoding ABC transporter ATP-binding protein: MATENINTQAAGVEKALLSVKDLNVSYGAIHAVQGISFDIHEGEIVTLIGANGAGKSTTLNTIAGLVKPDSGTITLDEKNLVGQRAHKIVEAGLALCPEGRRVFSRMSVAENLEMGGYTQPDSKNAKTVKMVYEHFPRLRERKNQLAGTLSGGEQQMLAMGRALMSRPKLLMLDEPSMGLAPILIEEIFQIIRQLGDAGTTILLVEQNANMALKVADRAYVLELGKVAKHGTGQELLHDDDVRKAYLGA, from the coding sequence ATGGCCACTGAAAATATAAATACTCAGGCAGCTGGTGTTGAAAAAGCTCTGCTGTCTGTTAAGGATCTTAATGTTTCTTATGGTGCCATTCACGCAGTTCAGGGTATCTCTTTTGATATCCACGAGGGTGAGATTGTCACCCTTATTGGTGCTAATGGTGCAGGAAAATCAACTACACTGAATACCATTGCTGGCCTGGTAAAGCCTGATTCTGGCACCATTACTCTTGACGAGAAAAACCTTGTAGGTCAACGCGCCCACAAGATTGTTGAGGCTGGCCTGGCGCTGTGCCCTGAGGGTCGCCGTGTGTTTTCTCGCATGAGTGTTGCTGAAAATCTTGAGATGGGTGGCTATACACAGCCCGATTCCAAGAATGCCAAGACCGTCAAAATGGTTTACGAGCACTTTCCACGCCTTCGTGAGCGTAAGAATCAGCTGGCAGGAACGCTCTCTGGTGGCGAGCAACAGATGCTTGCTATGGGTCGTGCTTTGATGAGCAGACCTAAGCTACTGATGCTCGACGAGCCTTCCATGGGCCTAGCGCCCATTCTGATTGAGGAGATCTTCCAGATCATTCGTCAGCTTGGTGATGCAGGGACCACTATTTTACTGGTCGAGCAGAACGCTAACATGGCACTTAAGGTTGCTGATCGTGCGTATGTTCTTGAGCTTGGTAAGGTAGCTAAGCATGGAACTGGCCAAGAGCTCCTGCATGACGATGACGTACGCAAGGCTTATCTCGGTGCGTAA
- a CDS encoding branched-chain amino acid ABC transporter permease: MTKMYPRDNNHNPVIVTGFGGKDGQRRELTMPARYAINAILVALFVFGGNFLVGEGLISRYQTVVFEQIGVYVLMTVSLNIVTGYLGQLPLGHAGFMSIGGYACAIFIIRMMPLFGLDAQSMASGSTPAVILFVVGLLFGGICAALMGMVIGIPALRLRGDYLAIITLGFAEIIRVVLVNIDSALGFKLTGGASGLTGIPAYTGYLNTAIVVSLAIFAIHTLMKSRHGRAILAIRDNEIAAEASGVNTTYYKTLAFVFSAFIAGIAGGLYAGCIGVMAPAKFGFMKSVEILVMVVLGGMGSMFGSVVSATVLTVLPEALRAFADYRMVAYAIVLILVMIFRPEGLFGSYDFSLSRIIERIMNRDFPWNKDDSDEQAGVQVNAQAGVQADTQAEVSTDSKEV; encoded by the coding sequence ATGACTAAAATGTATCCACGCGATAATAACCACAACCCAGTAATTGTCACTGGTTTTGGTGGAAAAGATGGTCAGCGTCGTGAGCTTACTATGCCTGCTCGCTATGCTATCAATGCAATTCTTGTTGCACTTTTTGTTTTTGGTGGAAACTTCCTGGTAGGAGAGGGCCTTATTTCTCGCTATCAGACTGTTGTTTTTGAACAAATCGGCGTATATGTACTGATGACCGTTTCTCTGAATATTGTTACTGGATATTTGGGACAGCTTCCTTTAGGTCACGCTGGCTTCATGTCCATTGGTGGTTACGCCTGCGCAATTTTTATTATTCGCATGATGCCGCTCTTTGGACTGGATGCTCAATCCATGGCTTCAGGCTCTACACCAGCAGTGATCCTCTTTGTTGTTGGTCTTTTGTTTGGTGGTATTTGCGCTGCTCTCATGGGTATGGTTATTGGTATTCCAGCACTTCGTCTTCGTGGCGATTATCTGGCCATCATTACCTTGGGCTTTGCAGAAATTATTCGTGTTGTCTTGGTGAACATTGACTCTGCTCTTGGCTTTAAACTTACTGGCGGTGCATCTGGTCTGACAGGTATTCCTGCCTATACGGGTTACCTGAATACTGCGATTGTTGTTTCACTTGCCATTTTTGCTATTCATACTCTCATGAAGTCCAGACACGGCCGCGCTATTCTCGCTATCCGCGATAACGAGATTGCAGCAGAGGCATCTGGCGTTAATACTACGTATTACAAGACTCTTGCCTTTGTTTTCTCAGCGTTCATTGCTGGTATTGCTGGCGGTCTTTACGCAGGCTGCATTGGCGTCATGGCACCAGCAAAGTTTGGCTTCATGAAGTCTGTTGAAATTCTAGTTATGGTTGTTTTGGGTGGCATGGGTTCTATGTTTGGCTCCGTTGTGTCCGCAACTGTCCTGACCGTACTTCCAGAGGCTTTACGTGCCTTTGCAGACTACCGCATGGTTGCTTACGCAATCGTGTTGATTCTGGTCATGATTTTTAGGCCAGAGGGCCTGTTTGGCTCATATGACTTCTCGCTGTCTCGCATCATAGAGCGAATCATGAACAGGGATTTCCCTTGGAATAAAGATGACTCGGATGAGCAGGCGGGCGTACAGGTCAACGCGCAGGCGGGTGTCCAGGCAGATACGCAGGCAGAGGTCTCAACTGATTCGAAGGAGGTGTAA
- a CDS encoding branched-chain amino acid ABC transporter permease produces the protein MFLTQVLNGLQLGSIYALVALGYTMVYGIILLLNFAHGDIIMFGSYVAWIALVQLGLNPAIAVLLAIFGCVVLGVLIDKVAYAPLREAPRLSILITAIGVSYLLENGVQLLLGADAKVIPNIIDLGTVQVFGSTLSGTALLTVAVTTLATVALTVLVQKTRLGKAMRAVSEDMGAARLMGVNVNSTISFTFAVGSALAGIAAILYSMAYQQVSPTMGVMLGTKAFVAAVLGGIGSIPGAVIGGLIVGFSEVFVAAFGLSVWQDAVVFLLLILVLVVKPTGLLGRPVTEKV, from the coding sequence ATGTTTTTAACTCAGGTGCTCAATGGACTTCAATTGGGCAGTATTTATGCACTGGTGGCGCTTGGTTACACAATGGTGTACGGCATCATCTTGCTTCTTAACTTTGCACATGGTGACATCATCATGTTTGGTTCCTACGTTGCATGGATTGCTCTTGTTCAGCTAGGACTTAATCCAGCAATCGCTGTTCTTCTCGCCATTTTTGGTTGTGTTGTATTGGGTGTCCTTATTGATAAGGTTGCATACGCACCACTCAGAGAAGCTCCAAGGCTTTCTATTCTGATTACTGCAATTGGTGTTTCTTATTTGCTCGAGAATGGCGTTCAGTTGCTTCTTGGCGCTGATGCTAAGGTTATTCCAAACATCATCGACCTGGGAACCGTTCAGGTATTTGGCTCAACGCTTTCTGGTACTGCACTTTTAACAGTTGCTGTCACTACTTTAGCAACCGTTGCCCTGACCGTTTTGGTTCAGAAGACTCGTCTTGGTAAGGCAATGCGCGCCGTTTCGGAGGACATGGGTGCTGCTCGCCTGATGGGCGTTAATGTCAACAGTACTATCAGCTTTACCTTTGCGGTTGGTTCTGCGCTTGCAGGTATTGCTGCAATCTTGTATTCAATGGCATATCAGCAGGTTTCTCCAACCATGGGCGTTATGTTGGGAACTAAGGCATTTGTTGCAGCGGTTCTCGGCGGTATTGGCTCTATTCCAGGTGCTGTTATTGGTGGTCTTATTGTTGGCTTTTCCGAGGTCTTTGTTGCTGCCTTTGGCTTGTCTGTTTGGCAGGACGCAGTAGTCTTCTTACTCTTGATTCTTGTTCTTGTTGTCAAACCAACTGGCTTGCTTGGTCGACCAGTTACTGAGAAAGTGTAA
- the thrC gene encoding threonine synthase, with product MAVAYHSTRSFDHTVSAKQAILQGIAPDSGLYIQDSIGEKPLDLVKVCSQDFKSTAYDVLSTLLDDYLPEELNRCIEGAYGTQWDTKTITPVSAIGDDWLLELFHGPTSAFKDVALQMLPRLMSVAREDTNAASTSGQNIMIVTATSGDTGKAALEGFKDVPGMGITVFYPEGKVSDIQRLQMVTQKGSNIAVCAVNGNFDDAQNAAKAIFANKKLAQELAGKNTVLSSANSINIGRLAPQVTYYFDAYAQLVAKGTITLGQKITFCVPTGNFGDVLAGYFAKEMGLPVDRLIVASNSNKVLTDFLTTGTYDRRRAFEKTISPSMDILVSSNLERLLYLASGKDTELVSYLMNQLVTKGIYTVPAQVMDTIRETFDAGFATDDQTRETIRSTWENCRMLIDPHTAVAKHVLDRVSRQTNDVRICLSTASPYKFSSDVLAALGHSTADLNDFACMHTLAEITGTNPPIQLSSLNDNVIIHTDVREKEELASYVFEACERIFAC from the coding sequence ATGGCCGTCGCATATCACAGCACAAGAAGCTTTGATCATACCGTCTCGGCTAAACAGGCCATTTTGCAGGGAATTGCTCCCGATAGCGGCCTCTACATCCAAGATTCTATTGGCGAGAAACCCCTTGATCTTGTAAAGGTTTGCTCCCAGGACTTTAAGTCTACAGCTTATGACGTACTTTCTACTCTGCTTGATGACTACTTGCCTGAGGAGTTGAATCGCTGTATTGAAGGTGCATATGGCACTCAGTGGGACACCAAGACCATTACTCCTGTTTCTGCTATCGGAGATGATTGGCTGCTTGAGCTCTTCCATGGTCCGACATCTGCCTTCAAAGACGTTGCACTTCAGATGCTCCCTCGCTTGATGAGCGTTGCTCGCGAAGACACAAATGCAGCTAGTACTAGCGGTCAGAATATTATGATTGTCACCGCTACTTCTGGAGACACTGGTAAAGCTGCACTTGAAGGCTTCAAAGATGTACCAGGTATGGGTATTACCGTTTTTTATCCAGAGGGTAAAGTCTCGGATATTCAACGCCTACAGATGGTGACCCAAAAAGGCTCAAACATTGCTGTTTGTGCTGTTAATGGCAACTTTGATGATGCACAAAATGCCGCTAAAGCAATCTTTGCTAACAAAAAATTAGCTCAGGAATTAGCCGGCAAAAATACTGTACTTTCCAGCGCAAACTCAATTAATATTGGTCGTTTAGCTCCACAGGTAACCTACTACTTTGACGCATATGCTCAACTAGTTGCCAAGGGCACTATTACGCTGGGTCAAAAGATTACCTTCTGCGTTCCAACTGGCAACTTTGGCGATGTCCTTGCTGGATACTTTGCAAAAGAGATGGGATTACCTGTTGATCGCCTTATCGTGGCTTCTAACAGCAATAAAGTGCTAACTGATTTCTTAACAACAGGCACCTATGACCGTAGACGTGCATTTGAAAAAACCATCTCTCCATCAATGGATATTCTAGTTTCATCAAATCTTGAACGACTTCTCTATCTTGCATCCGGCAAAGACACCGAGCTTGTCAGCTATCTGATGAACCAGCTGGTAACTAAGGGTATCTACACAGTGCCTGCTCAGGTGATGGACACCATCCGTGAAACCTTTGACGCTGGCTTTGCCACCGACGACCAGACGCGAGAAACCATTCGTTCTACCTGGGAGAATTGTCGTATGCTGATTGATCCTCACACAGCTGTTGCAAAACACGTACTTGACAGGGTTTCTCGCCAAACAAACGACGTGCGCATATGTCTGTCCACTGCAAGTCCATACAAGTTTTCGTCCGACGTGCTTGCCGCGCTGGGTCACTCGACCGCTGACCTGAATGACTTTGCGTGCATGCATACGCTCGCCGAAATCACAGGCACTAATCCGCCAATCCAGCTTTCATCGCTGAATGATAACGTTATCATTCATACTGACGTTCGCGAGAAGGAAGAACTTGCTTCGTACGTTTTTGAGGCATGCGAACGTATTTTTGCTTGTTAG
- the thrB gene encoding homoserine kinase, with product MLDNTILTISVPATSANIGVGYDTLGLAFNLRAKIAFRESPALIIDGCPEQFRNENNLVWTSYVRACEKLGEEPTPKHITINSPIPLSGGLGSSSTCVVAGIAAAMTESHGGWDPERALDFACNFEGHPDNVAPAIYGGLTSSFVDGGHTVCTRRLVARGLSFVAIAPPYTVNTEDARKVVPQEVSLETAVYQMGRTVAVTHALETGNGGLLMAACNDKLHEPYRKELIPDYEELKQVSKLARACAFVISGSGATMIAICDSPVTARAVAENAKQVRGDLWIQILEPALLGTVLTLDDGQQHHSTFDEI from the coding sequence ATGCTCGACAACACCATCTTAACCATTTCTGTACCTGCTACCTCAGCAAATATCGGCGTCGGTTACGATACGCTAGGTCTTGCATTTAACCTGCGAGCAAAAATTGCGTTTAGAGAATCTCCTGCGCTTATCATTGATGGCTGTCCCGAGCAATTCAGAAACGAAAACAACCTTGTATGGACGTCATATGTTCGTGCCTGCGAAAAGCTGGGTGAAGAACCTACACCTAAGCACATCACCATCAACTCGCCAATTCCGCTTTCTGGCGGACTTGGCTCAAGTTCAACCTGTGTTGTTGCGGGTATTGCGGCTGCAATGACTGAATCTCATGGCGGCTGGGATCCTGAACGTGCGCTTGATTTTGCCTGCAATTTTGAGGGTCATCCCGATAATGTTGCTCCTGCCATCTATGGTGGCTTGACCTCGTCATTTGTTGACGGCGGTCATACCGTATGCACCAGAAGACTTGTGGCGCGTGGACTTTCTTTTGTCGCGATTGCACCGCCTTATACAGTCAACACCGAAGACGCTCGTAAAGTAGTTCCACAAGAAGTCTCTCTTGAAACGGCTGTTTATCAGATGGGACGCACCGTTGCCGTTACTCATGCCCTTGAAACAGGCAACGGTGGTCTTTTAATGGCCGCTTGTAATGACAAGCTCCATGAGCCGTATCGCAAAGAGCTCATTCCCGATTACGAAGAACTCAAACAAGTGTCTAAGCTTGCTAGAGCATGCGCATTTGTCATTTCCGGATCGGGTGCCACCATGATTGCCATCTGCGACTCCCCTGTTACCGCTCGTGCTGTTGCAGAAAACGCCAAGCAAGTCAGAGGCGATCTCTGGATTCAGATTCTTGAGCCGGCGCTTCTGGGTACCGTCCTTACTCTGGATGACGGCCAACAACACCACAGTACTTTCGACGAAATCTAA
- a CDS encoding aspartate kinase: protein MIKIAKFGGSSVASAEQFKKVKAIVEADPDRCFIVSSAAGKRHSTDNKITDLLLLVNAHIEYHVDCTSLLADIEARFVEIADELGVTWPVAKEFKKFATNIKSFSPEYVVSRGEWFTCQILAEYLGLPFVDAADVMLFHHDGTIDMERTASRIKGVVARSGSFVLPGFYGATVDGAIKLFQRGGGDITGAIVARCLDADLYENWTDVSGFLSADPRIVQNPRAIGRITFDEMRELSYMGASVLQEEAIFPVREANIPIQIKNTNRPEDTGTVIRETADGDVSEHLITGIAGKKDFLAIHVKKAHMSNEVGVISRALNIVERYGVSVEHIPTGVDSFGIVVNASDVKDTVYSIISDIRREIEPDDITMVDRLALVSVVGRNMSRRSGTSGKIFGALGNAGVNIRMITQSSEEISIIVGVDNTDFDRTIGVIYNGFVRDEMVSR from the coding sequence ATGATTAAAATTGCAAAATTTGGTGGCTCAAGTGTTGCCTCCGCAGAGCAGTTTAAAAAAGTTAAGGCTATTGTTGAGGCTGACCCTGATAGATGCTTTATTGTTTCGTCTGCAGCAGGAAAGCGTCATTCAACTGATAATAAGATTACTGACCTTTTATTGCTGGTAAATGCTCATATTGAGTATCACGTTGACTGCACTTCTTTGCTTGCAGATATTGAGGCTCGCTTTGTAGAGATTGCTGACGAATTGGGAGTTACATGGCCTGTTGCTAAGGAATTTAAGAAGTTTGCTACAAACATCAAGTCCTTCTCGCCAGAGTATGTAGTGAGTAGGGGTGAGTGGTTTACCTGCCAGATTCTTGCTGAGTATCTGGGATTGCCATTTGTTGATGCTGCCGACGTCATGCTGTTTCATCATGATGGCACCATCGATATGGAGCGCACTGCTTCTAGAATTAAAGGAGTAGTTGCTCGTAGTGGTTCTTTTGTACTGCCTGGTTTCTACGGCGCTACAGTTGACGGTGCAATTAAGCTGTTCCAGCGCGGTGGCGGCGATATTACCGGTGCCATTGTGGCTCGCTGCTTAGACGCGGACTTGTACGAGAACTGGACTGACGTGTCCGGCTTCCTTTCTGCTGATCCTCGCATTGTGCAGAATCCGCGTGCCATCGGCCGTATTACCTTTGACGAGATGCGCGAGCTTTCTTACATGGGTGCTTCCGTTCTTCAGGAGGAGGCAATTTTCCCTGTTCGAGAGGCAAACATTCCAATCCAGATTAAGAATACGAACCGTCCAGAAGATACAGGTACTGTGATTCGTGAAACCGCTGATGGTGATGTGAGCGAGCATCTTATTACCGGCATTGCAGGTAAAAAAGACTTTTTAGCAATTCATGTTAAAAAAGCACACATGTCCAACGAGGTTGGCGTAATTAGTCGTGCACTCAATATTGTTGAACGCTATGGTGTTTCTGTTGAGCATATTCCAACAGGCGTTGATTCATTTGGTATTGTGGTCAATGCTTCTGACGTAAAAGATACGGTTTATTCCATCATCAGCGATATTCGTCGCGAGATTGAACCTGATGATATTACGATGGTAGACCGTCTAGCTCTCGTCTCTGTTGTTGGCCGTAATATGTCTAGGCGCTCCGGTACCTCTGGCAAGATTTTTGGTGCGCTGGGTAATGCGGGCGTCAACATTCGTATGATTACGCAGAGTTCTGAAGAGATTAGCATTATCGTGGGAGTCGATAATACCGACTTTGATCGCACAATTGGCGTCATTTACAACGGATTTGTTCGTGACGAAATGGTTTCGAGGTAA
- a CDS encoding ABC transporter ATP-binding protein, with protein MATKNPTKLIRQESPNLIPERDLGAIPVLQAEHLGIDFGGLTAVNDFNIALGPTEISGIIGPNGAGKTTVFNLLTSVYKPTRGSVMIDGYDLAGKSVVETNHMGIARTFQNIRLFNNMTVMENIQVGQGSHMTSHFFEDVFRLPAHWKQEKESADNACELLRIFGMENLANTLAGNLPYGAQRKLEILRALATQPKILLLDEPAAGMNPAETDELMENVLKIRDDFKIAVLLIEHDMKFVMGICEGLAVLDHGNIIAKGTPEEVQNNPRVIEAYLGKQEVR; from the coding sequence ATGGCCACTAAAAATCCTACAAAACTTATTAGACAAGAATCGCCCAACCTCATTCCTGAGCGAGACCTTGGCGCAATTCCAGTTCTTCAGGCTGAGCACTTAGGCATTGACTTTGGCGGCTTGACTGCTGTTAATGACTTCAATATTGCTCTTGGTCCTACTGAGATTTCTGGCATCATTGGTCCTAACGGTGCAGGTAAAACGACTGTCTTTAACTTGCTTACGAGCGTCTACAAGCCAACGCGTGGTTCTGTCATGATTGATGGTTATGACCTTGCTGGTAAGAGTGTTGTTGAAACAAACCATATGGGTATTGCTCGAACCTTCCAGAATATTCGTCTGTTCAATAACATGACTGTTATGGAGAACATCCAGGTTGGTCAGGGAAGTCACATGACATCTCACTTCTTCGAGGACGTTTTTCGTCTTCCAGCTCACTGGAAACAGGAGAAGGAGAGCGCTGATAACGCTTGTGAGTTACTACGTATTTTTGGCATGGAGAATCTTGCAAATACGCTTGCAGGCAACCTGCCATATGGCGCTCAGCGCAAGCTTGAGATTCTTCGTGCTCTGGCAACTCAGCCAAAGATTCTGCTTCTTGACGAGCCAGCTGCAGGTATGAACCCAGCAGAGACTGATGAGCTTATGGAGAACGTCCTTAAGATTCGTGACGACTTCAAGATTGCCGTTCTTCTCATTGAGCATGACATGAAATTTGTTATGGGTATCTGTGAGGGACTGGCTGTTCTGGACCACGGCAATATCATCGCAAAAGGTACCCCAGAAGAGGTTCAGAACAATCCTCGTGTTATTGAGGCCTATCTTGGAAAGCAGGAGGTGCGTTAA
- a CDS encoding aspartate-semialdehyde dehydrogenase, which translates to MAFDPNGKVVAILGATGVVGAQMMQCLEERNFPIKELVLLASARSAGKTINFIGQQIVIREATPEAFEGVDIVLGAAGDEQAKELLPEAVKRGCVCVDNSHAFRMDPDVPLVIPEINAEDIKGHNGIISNPNCATIIGLVPLYPLHKVAGAKRIIASTYQAASGAGLPGLTSLKNQMADVVAGRKVTETTPFAYQLAVNLIPQIGGFDEVGYTSEEMKMQNEGRKIMHLPELRVNCTCVRVPIMRSHSESITVEFERPLSPNEARAILEDAPGIKVVDNPAELQYPMPLDTSDQDLIYVGRIREDLSADKNTNALTFFCCGDQIRKGAATNAVQIAEYLL; encoded by the coding sequence ATGGCTTTTGATCCCAACGGTAAGGTTGTTGCAATTCTTGGTGCTACTGGTGTTGTTGGCGCTCAGATGATGCAGTGCCTTGAAGAGCGTAATTTTCCTATTAAGGAGCTGGTGCTCTTAGCGTCTGCTCGAAGTGCAGGCAAAACTATCAACTTTATTGGTCAGCAGATTGTTATCCGTGAGGCAACTCCCGAGGCTTTTGAGGGAGTTGACATTGTTCTTGGAGCGGCCGGTGACGAGCAGGCAAAAGAGTTGCTCCCTGAAGCAGTTAAGCGCGGGTGCGTCTGTGTTGACAATTCCCATGCGTTCAGAATGGATCCCGATGTTCCGCTGGTAATTCCAGAGATTAATGCCGAAGACATCAAGGGACATAACGGCATCATTTCTAATCCAAATTGTGCAACCATTATTGGCCTGGTACCTCTGTATCCTCTACATAAAGTAGCAGGTGCTAAACGTATTATTGCTTCTACATATCAAGCTGCATCAGGTGCCGGTCTTCCTGGTCTTACTAGCTTGAAGAACCAGATGGCTGACGTTGTTGCAGGCAGGAAAGTAACCGAGACCACTCCTTTTGCATACCAGCTGGCAGTCAACCTGATTCCACAGATTGGTGGCTTTGATGAGGTTGGCTACACCTCCGAGGAAATGAAGATGCAAAACGAGGGACGTAAGATTATGCATCTTCCTGAACTGCGCGTTAATTGTACTTGCGTCCGCGTTCCAATAATGCGCTCTCACTCCGAATCCATCACTGTTGAGTTTGAGCGTCCTTTGAGCCCAAATGAAGCTCGAGCTATTCTTGAGGATGCACCGGGTATCAAGGTTGTGGACAATCCTGCAGAGCTTCAGTACCCGATGCCTCTTGATACCTCCGATCAAGATCTTATTTATGTTGGACGTATTCGAGAGGACCTCTCTGCTGATAAGAACACCAATGCATTGACGTTTTTCTGCTGCGGTGACCAGATTAGAAAGGGCGCCGCAACTAATGCTGTCCAGATTGCAGAGTATCTGCTGTAA
- a CDS encoding ABC transporter substrate-binding protein: MAHKLTRRRFLEVAGTIAGSFALAGCSPKNQDPNSIYVGVMGPFTGDVAQYGLAVRSGVLLYLKEFNKKGGVNGRQIVPVVEDEKGDSTEAILVYNKLLDENVCAILGDVTSTPTIALAQKSVLDNIPCVTASATAEDVVTHGNNMFRATVTDPFQGVVLAEFAKKQGYQRVGTIFNSGGDYEIGVNNAFVQKARELGIEVVSQQGYPTGAVDFNAQLTSIIGLDPDVILAPNYYQDNGKIVTQARQLGCKKPFMGADGWAGIIGGEQDYASATDLEGCFYCSAFVASNPDEKVQHFVTAYTEEYGEAPTNFCSLGYDAAMILCSALEVVEKHGYTYNSDAYRQAIIDAIASGVVEGVTGALSYQGTGDPVKSTLIITFKDGKESIYDTINPS; encoded by the coding sequence ATGGCACACAAGCTAACGCGACGACGCTTTTTGGAGGTGGCCGGGACCATTGCGGGGTCGTTTGCTTTAGCAGGCTGTTCGCCAAAGAACCAAGACCCTAACTCCATTTACGTTGGCGTGATGGGTCCATTTACCGGCGACGTTGCTCAGTATGGACTCGCTGTGCGAAGTGGCGTTCTTTTGTATCTTAAGGAGTTTAACAAGAAGGGCGGCGTTAACGGTCGTCAGATTGTTCCTGTTGTTGAGGACGAGAAGGGCGATTCAACTGAGGCTATTCTTGTTTACAACAAGCTTCTTGACGAGAATGTTTGTGCAATCCTTGGGGACGTTACCTCAACGCCAACCATTGCATTAGCACAGAAATCGGTACTGGACAACATTCCTTGTGTTACTGCATCTGCTACAGCAGAAGATGTTGTAACACACGGTAATAACATGTTTCGTGCTACTGTTACGGACCCTTTTCAGGGCGTTGTTCTTGCAGAGTTTGCTAAAAAGCAGGGCTATCAGCGTGTGGGAACTATCTTTAACTCCGGTGGCGATTATGAGATTGGTGTAAATAACGCCTTTGTTCAGAAGGCTCGTGAGCTGGGCATTGAGGTTGTATCCCAGCAGGGCTATCCAACGGGAGCTGTTGACTTTAATGCCCAGCTTACCAGCATTATTGGTTTAGATCCTGATGTTATCTTGGCTCCCAACTATTATCAGGATAACGGTAAGATTGTGACACAGGCTCGCCAGCTTGGCTGCAAGAAGCCTTTTATGGGTGCAGATGGTTGGGCAGGCATTATTGGCGGTGAGCAGGATTATGCTTCTGCTACTGATCTTGAAGGATGCTTCTATTGCTCCGCATTTGTTGCTTCAAATCCTGATGAAAAGGTGCAGCATTTTGTTACTGCTTACACCGAGGAATACGGTGAGGCTCCAACTAATTTCTGTTCTTTGGGGTATGACGCTGCAATGATTCTCTGCTCCGCTCTTGAGGTTGTCGAGAAACATGGCTATACCTATAACTCTGATGCGTATAGACAGGCAATTATTGACGCTATTGCATCTGGTGTGGTCGAAGGTGTTACTGGAGCCCTTTCATATCAGGGAACAGGTGACCCAGTGAAGTCCACCTTGATTATTACCTTTAAAGATGGCAAAGAGTCCATCTATGACACAATCAATCCTTCATAG